A window of Juglans regia cultivar Chandler chromosome 7, Walnut 2.0, whole genome shotgun sequence contains these coding sequences:
- the LOC108989470 gene encoding guanine nucleotide-binding protein subunit gamma 2-like, with the protein MQSGSSESLSPITHRVLSLSASQSLSTTDTRGKHRVLAELKRLEQEARFLEEELEQLEKMEKASAACKEMLSNVETRPDPLLPVTNGPINPFWDRWFEGPQDSKGCRCWIL; encoded by the exons ATGCAATCGGGTAGCTCTGAGTCCTTGAGTCCGATAACCCACCGGGTTCTGTCTTTGTCAGCCTCTCAGTCCTTGTCAACCACTGATACGAGAGGAAAACATCGGGTACTGGCAGAACTGAAACGTCTCGAACAGGAAGCTAGATTCTTAGAG GAGGAGCTGGAACAGCTTGAAAAGATGGAGAAGGCCTCGGCTGCATGCAAGga AATGCTGAGCAATGTGGAAACAAGACCTGATCCTTTGCTACCAGT GACAAATGGCCCAATAAATCCATTTTGGGATCGATGGTTTGAGGGCCCACAAGATTCAAAAGGTTGCAGATGCTGGATACTGTGA